In Lutra lutra chromosome 5, mLutLut1.2, whole genome shotgun sequence, a single genomic region encodes these proteins:
- the RPS14 gene encoding 40S ribosomal protein S14, with amino-acid sequence MAPRKGKEKKEEQVISLGPQVAEGENVFGVCHIFASFNDTFVHVTDLSGKETICRVTGGMKVKADRDESSPYAAMLAAQDVAQRCKELGITALHIKLRATGGNRTKTPGPGAQSALRALARSGMKIGRIEDVTPIPSDSTRRKGGRRGRRL; translated from the exons aTGGCACCTCgcaaggggaaggaaaagaaggaagaacaggtCATCAGCCTTGGGCCTCAGgtagcagaaggagaaaatgtaTTTGGTGTCTGCCACATCTTTGCATCCTTCAATGACACTTTTGTCCATGTCACCGATCTTTCTGGCAA GGAAACCATCTGCCGTGTGACTGGTGGAATGAAGGTGAAGGCTGATCGAGATGAGTCCTCTCCCTACGCTGCTATGTTGGCTGCCCAGGATGTAGCCCAGAGGTGCAAGGAGCTGGGCATCACTGCCCTCCACATCAAACTACGGGCCACAGGAGGAAATAG AACCAAGACCCCTGGACCCGGGGCCCAATCAGCCCTCAGAGCCCTTGCCCGCTCAGGAATGAAGATCGGGCGGATTG AGGATGTCACCCCCATCCCCTCCGATAGCACCCGCAGGAAGGGGGGTCGTCGTGGTCGCCGTCTGTGA